The window GGGAAACAAGTCATATTTCAGAACTTTCCTTTAATGTCTGTGGTAGCTGAGAGACCTGAACTGTGTAGATTTATATAACATTTGAATCTCTTCATTGAAAAACACAGTAACTAAACCTAACGTGGAAGttaaaacaatgtaaataaaacaggaagttgaaAATGCCTGCAGCTGTGAGGTATCAAATTTTCTCCATGAAACATAGCGATGGAAGCATATGTTTAACCCCTTCCCTCCCCTCTTTCAGGCATCGCTGCAGCCACAGTGTTTTGCTCAGAGAAGGAGACCGACTTGAGCGACACTGAGCTGAGAGTGGCGTTTGATGGCGACGGCGTCCTCTTCTCAGACGAGTCAGAGATCATCTTTAAGAAACACGGCCTGGACACTTTCTTGGAGCACGAGAAGAAGTGTGAGAACGAAGCTCTCCCTCCGGTAACTGATGGTTGTTTCTGTGTACTTAAACATCTCTGTGTGCAGACTGTTTATATAGAATATACCAAATACAAAAATAGCCTTATATTGATCTTCATGTTTATAAGGAAGTTGTTATCCAATGCTGGTCCTTCCTCTCTAATCACAGCTATGATCAAGCAATCAGGTCCTAACCTTaattaccatggttaccaaacAGTTAAGATAGGATATACAAGTTAAGTTTCTGTAATGCGGCCCCTGCTCTGCTGGCATCGGGCATCATTTTTGTCCTTGTGcgcctttgtgtgtttgtgtgtgtgcatttagtTCCTTTTTTCTCTACTTATCTGTCCCTATGTTCCTTATTTCaaaccattttaaattaacttGACTCTTTGGCTCTTTCAGGGTCCCTTAAAGGGTTTCCTGGAGGCTCTGGGGAAGCTCCAGAGAAAATTCTACACCAAGAACCAGCGCATAAACTGTCCCATCCGAACCTTCCTGGTGACGGCCCGCGACGCACCCACCTCCGGGGCTCGCGTCCTGAAGACTCTCCGCACCTGGGGCCTGGAGATCGACGAGGCGTTCTTCCTGGACGGCACTCCCAAAGGGCCGCTGCTGCAGAAAATAAAGCCGCACATCTACTTCGACGACCAGATGTTCCACATCGAGGGGGCCAAAGAAATGGGAACCATATCTGGTCACGTCCCCTACGGGATCGGACAGAAGCACCACAAGGGGAAACTCATCGAGCAGCCCGAGAAAAAGTAACAACCTTAAACTGGTTAAATTGTGAAACATCCACTACGTTGTCCCCTGCATAGGAAGAGATTTCTCATGAatgcaatattttattttggagcAAAATGATCGGTTAAAAGAATAACAGCAAATTCAGAGGATTTAAGTAAATAATTGGTAATGCCGTCTACAAAACGTCCTACTTTTTGgggttttataaaatatttctacAGTTTCCATTAGGATGGGGTGTTATTGATGAGTGGGGGAAGCAAGAGTTACACTAGGTGCCACACACTGTTTCACTTAATACTGTTCTGGAAGAGAAACACCTGGTTCATTAACCTATCGGGGCCTTTTAACCGTACTATCTATGCACCTGTTTACCTTTTGAGagggcttttttttctcatttgcatTTGGGTTTATGTCATTTTCTTTACACTTTTATACATCacctgtttattttatttatcttagaTAGGGAACAGGAATCGCGGAGCATTCTGGGGCACTTtgccatttttggagggtagCGTACGGAGCTGCGGTAGCTGTTCGATTTGTCCCGTTTACAAACGGGTGTGTATAtgacattaagatctacaagccaaatgccaactacacaACCATCTGGACAAAGATaagctaatgttatgctaactGAATACTAACAAAACGTCGGctaatactgcatatttaatctacCGGTATCTTGCAAAATGCAACCCGTATTGTTAGCCagcctttgtgtctgactgtgttCTGTATATACTACAATTCGGCTTTTGAATCTTATTCacagtgcagtgttttgtgt is drawn from Sebastes umbrosus isolate fSebUmb1 chromosome 18, fSebUmb1.pri, whole genome shotgun sequence and contains these coding sequences:
- the LOC119477088 gene encoding cytosolic 5'-nucleotidase 1A-like; this encodes MSDIKPNDSAPAEEEKDSAAAKAFPDNLKTNKPRPPKPQYAVTVAVSSRTLFNQRAERKIYEEEGVEKYVAYHVEHENEPLMPGASFPFVKALMTVNARLRELYPGSKELFDIVLMTNNHAQVGVRLINSINHYELTIDRFCMTGAQSPIHYLKAYMTNLYLSKDSEKVTEAIKEGIAAATVFCSEKETDLSDTELRVAFDGDGVLFSDESEIIFKKHGLDTFLEHEKKCENEALPPGPLKGFLEALGKLQRKFYTKNQRINCPIRTFLVTARDAPTSGARVLKTLRTWGLEIDEAFFLDGTPKGPLLQKIKPHIYFDDQMFHIEGAKEMGTISGHVPYGIGQKHHKGKLIEQPEKK